One genomic segment of Bacteroidota bacterium includes these proteins:
- a CDS encoding PorT family protein, with the protein MKKSLIIICVLLLSFSNTLLAQGENDDNIDMREKLTFGIKAGINYSNVWDEQGQDFEADPRVGFAGGVFLGIPIGKYLGVQPELLLSQKGFQGGGTLLGNPYSFSKTTTYIDVPIMLQIKPIEYLSIVFGPQYSYLINEKNKYTFGANSTEQEREFENDNVRKNVLGFVVGGDINVSHIVLSGRMAWDFQTNNGDGSSSTPRYKNQWLQITIGFRL; encoded by the coding sequence ATGAAAAAATCACTTATTATAATATGCGTGTTACTACTTTCTTTTAGTAACACATTACTTGCCCAAGGCGAGAATGATGACAATATTGACATGCGCGAAAAACTTACCTTCGGGATAAAAGCCGGCATCAATTATTCTAATGTTTGGGACGAACAAGGACAGGATTTTGAGGCCGACCCAAGGGTAGGGTTTGCGGGGGGAGTATTCTTAGGAATACCAATAGGTAAATACCTTGGTGTGCAGCCTGAGCTTTTGCTTTCGCAAAAAGGATTTCAAGGCGGCGGAACATTACTGGGCAATCCCTACTCGTTCTCTAAAACAACAACATATATTGATGTGCCTATAATGCTGCAAATAAAACCTATTGAGTATTTAAGCATTGTTTTCGGACCCCAATATTCATACCTGATAAACGAAAAAAACAAATACACGTTTGGGGCAAACAGCACTGAGCAGGAAAGAGAATTTGAAAACGATAATGTGCGCAAAAACGTGCTTGGTTTTGTAGTGGGCGGCGATATTAACGTCTCACACATTGTACTTTCAGGCAGGATGGCATGGGATTTTCAAACAAACAATGGCGATGGCTCATCATCAACACCACGCTACAAAAACCAATGGCTACAAATAACTATTGGTTTTAGATTGTAA
- a CDS encoding lmo0937 family membrane protein produces the protein MGNLLYAIAIVLVVVWAVGFLGYNAGALIHILLVIAIVAILLRLIKGKNTL, from the coding sequence ATGGGAAATTTACTATATGCAATCGCCATTGTACTAGTAGTTGTTTGGGCAGTGGGGTTTTTAGGTTACAATGCAGGGGCCCTTATACACATTCTGCTGGTAATAGCCATAGTTGCTATCTTATTGCGCCTAATAAAAGGAAAAAATACTCTTTAA
- a CDS encoding DUF1801 domain-containing protein, with translation MNEALTGFYFQKTEPQQSCLLALRDIILNCHNSIEETLNYGMPLFTYKGKRLCYLWVDKKTQWPYILIVDGDKISHHALQTGNRARMKILPVDPNTDIQIEIIEEIMELAVSYKK, from the coding sequence ATGAACGAAGCACTTACCGGCTTTTACTTTCAAAAAACTGAGCCGCAACAAAGTTGCTTACTGGCTTTGCGTGATATTATACTAAACTGCCACAATAGCATTGAGGAAACCCTGAATTACGGAATGCCTTTGTTTACTTACAAAGGGAAACGCTTGTGTTATTTGTGGGTAGATAAGAAAACGCAATGGCCGTATATTTTGATAGTTGACGGAGATAAGATAAGCCACCATGCCTTGCAAACCGGCAACCGTGCGCGGATGAAAATACTACCTGTAGACCCTAATACTGATATTCAGATTGAAATTATTGAAGAGATAATGGAATTGGCAGTATCGTACAAAAAGTAA